Proteins from one Megalops cyprinoides isolate fMegCyp1 chromosome 11, fMegCyp1.pri, whole genome shotgun sequence genomic window:
- the LOC118785346 gene encoding insulin-like growth factor-binding protein 5: MILGFFLLVTFFLGLSRCWGSYVPCEPCDQKALSMCPPVPVGCQLVKEPGCGCCLTCALSEGQACGVYTGTCTHGLRCLPRDGEEKPLHALLHGRGVCTNEKGYKALHPPMDRESREHEDTVTTEITDDIFLPAKVPLFPKDHITSKKAHAMRKDRKRQQEKLRSVGQVDYSPLPIDKHEPEFGPCRRKLDGIIQRMKDTSRVMALSLYLPNCDRKGFFKRKQCKPSRGRKRGICWCVDKYGVQLPGTDYSGGDIQCKDLESSSNNNE, from the exons ATGATACTcggtttttttctgttggtgaCATTTTTCTTGGGACTGTCGCGGTGCTGGGGCTCCTATGTCCCCTGCGAGCCGTGCGATCAGAAGGCGCTGTCGATGTGCCCGCCGGTTCCCGTCGGCTGCCAGCTGGTGAAGGAGCCGGGCTGCGGTTGCTGCCTGACCTGCGCTTTATCGGAGGGTCAGGCGTGCGGCGTGTACACCGGAACATGCACTCACGGGCTCCGATGCTTGCCACGGGACGGCGAGGAAAAGCCGCTTCACGCCCTTCTGCATGGAAGAGGAGTCTGCACGAATGAGAAGGGATACAAAGCGCTCCATCCACCGATGG ATCGAGAGTCGCGGGAGCACGAGGACACAGTGACTACTGAGATCACAGATGACATTTTTCTCCCTGCCAAAGTACCACTCTTCCCCAAAGACCACATCACCAGCAAGAAGGCCCACGCCATGCGCAAGGACCGGAAGAGGCAGCAGGAGAAGCTGCGTTCCGTCGGCCAGGTGGActactcccccctccccatcgACAAGCACGAGCCCGAATTC GGTCCCTGCAGAAGAAAGCTGGACGGGATTATCCAGAGGATGAAGGACACCTCTCGCGTCATGGCCCTGTCCCTGTACCTGCCCAACTGTGACAGAAAGGGCTTCTTCAAGCGCAAGCAG TGCAAGCCCTCCCGTGGACGAAAGCGGGGCATCTGCTGGTGTGTGGACAAGTACGGGGTACAGCTGCCCGGCACAGACTACAGCGGAGGTGACATCCAGTGCAAGGATCTagagagcagcagcaacaacaacgaGTGA